The Branchiostoma lanceolatum isolate klBraLanc5 chromosome 3, klBraLanc5.hap2, whole genome shotgun sequence DNA segment agtgtgtttagtcatttgttcaaccttcctgaccacgtagatttcattatgaagccaccttttgttttcaatttttttctttaacttaTTTTTATTCGcccgctcgcatcagttttggggttcctagAGGAtagtcatccatataatcaaatcaatttggTCTTATGGATCTCGTGTCGAAAGCAGCTGCTGCATTTGCATTTGAACAgaattttgatattttaattGATCGTCATCCCCAGAACTACCAACCGTATTTGATATATTCTCAACTCATGTATATATGATTATATAATCACTGTAGGATTCCGAGTTAAAGTCATTGGTAATTTTCCATGATGATAATCAGCATCATCTCAGCCTAAGAcctgttgggggggggggggttactgTCAACTCCAGGCTAATGCTCAGTGTGTCACTGCTTAGATCACGCAATGAATGTATTTCAATTCTGAACAGCACAATGGAGACGACGACAAGGAAAGAAGACAGCACAACGTGCTGGATCTGGTGCGCACGCCCAACATCAGGAAAATTACGCTTATAGTTGGGTTCACGTGGTGAGTGTCAAGGTCCGCGTTCTTTGAAAACGGCATGTTTCCCTATGGctatggtactctccaagcagcggTTGATGAAGGAGAAGAGTGTGACCTTCTTGGTTGGGCCTGCGGACGGAAAACGGGGTATCTAATAAGAAAGTTACAACTTCCcgcaccaacatctgcttagaaagTATGACTATTGTACATTTCTTTGTTATGCTTAATATCATCAGTTTCTTCAAAAAGCATGTTTCTGTCCATCCCGCTTCAGACTATTAAAATGTTGTTTATAAACCAAAGCAACCCATACATATTTAACGTTACGTCGATGTTGCCCCGATAACTCAACAAGGGGTTGTAAACTTTAACATATTTTGGCAaaagtatgaggtcgtggaactgtaGTTCTTATTCTTTTGAATGAAAATGTGATCTTTACTGACATCTTGGAGTCGCAAATGAATCTGTAGCCTGAATGTAGTAGGTTCCATGTTTTTCCAGGTTTGTTATGATAGCTGTATACCTTGGCCTTTCACTCGGCGCACCAGAGCTCCCTGGCGACCCGTACGTGAACTTCATCGTCGGTTCCTGTATGGAGATTGTGGCTGTTGTGGTGGCCTGGTCCACCATGGACAGATGGGGGAGGAAGCCTCCTGCTATAGCGGCCTTGCTTGTCACAGGAATAAGCTGTGGAGCAACAGCTGCCGTGCCAAAAGGTACTGAGAGTCTAGGCAAATGTTTCTTCAAATAATTGCCAAACAATGTCCAAACCAAGAAGCAATAGCAagagataaataaacaaagaaagaccCTATTTATGAAAATACCATGCAGAACAGAAACAGCTAACAAGTTACACTTTTAAACAGATTAGCGTCTTACATTCTGAATGGCTAAATAGCGTTGGTTTTGTGTGTATGATGATGAGGGTGCTGAATGGAATTAAAGTACGACATAATTTGTCATCTTCATGTTGTCTTCCTTAGATCTATGGCAAGTGTCCACCTGTTTGACCATGGTGGGCAAACTTGGCGTTAGCGTTGCGTACGCGGTTTTCCCGGTGTACTCAGCAGAAGTCTTCCCAACAGTTGTCAGGTTGGAGCACATTCCTACCGAAGACTTGATAGGGCTTTATAAATAACTTTAGACGGTGTAGCTAGAAATGTCtagcctgtgtgccatcctAGATTACTATGTACCGGGGCTCCTGCGTTCACTTAGGGTGGCGAAcgcaggagccccggtagttTCCATTAGTTGCATTCGGAGATTAGAATATCTCGCAAACAAATTGATGAGAATTACGTGTTTTACTTGGAGTACTATACTCCATCGAATAGTCCTCGAACAATTTTGCAAAGTATAACGTTGCCCTGCTTGGAGCTTGAGAAAAGAGTATTTGCtttacctttaagaaaggtacATTCCTAGTCCTTTTTCCTTTCTAGAAATATGGGAATCGGGATGGTCGCTATGATAGGCCGAGCTGGCGGGATTCTGGCCCCGTTCGTGGCTCTGTTGGGGGAGTActgggcccccctccccctcctcaccTTCGGCATCCTGAGCTTCCTGGACGGGGTCGCCATCTTGGCTCTGCCGGAGACACTGGGCGTCCCGCTACCTAACACACTGGAGGATGCTGAGAACTTGATCGGGTATTTCTCAGTCCTATTACTTCTTCTTTTACCATGACATTTAACGTTTAACGTTACAACATACTGTTTAGTCAGCAGTACTAGTTTCTTTTCTTCTCCAAAGATTGATTCCTATATACTTTCTTTGGCATTTGTTGGTGTTGGAATTAATGAATCGCCTTAACACGTGTATTTGAGCATAGACAAAGGTCAATTAGGTGTTAACTCTACAGTcagtatctgtccttggtactgaacaagCCATTTTATGTACTGTTGGGATGCTAAAAGGCAATGCTACGATAGTTGCACTGTAACGTTATTTTTAAAGATATTAGAAgaatctctccttggtgctgaatatgccATTTGATCCACGTTCAGACGCTACGAAGCAAAAACAACCACCGCTAAGATTTCAAGGTTTACCGTGTACAAtcatctctccttggtgctgaacatgccATTTGTATGCATTGTTAGGATTCTAAAAAGCAATGATAAAGTATTTGTACCTCAGATCTCATCATAAAATTAACACTCTTTTTCAGCTCTTATCAGTATGTTGATGGTTTTCTAATGATGGTACTCTTTGCTATGTACAGCGTGAGAGAGAAGAATTCAGAGAGCTCTGAAAAGATCCTGCCTGACAAATTCCAGAAGACTGAGGTCTATGATAGGATCACAGTTTTGTGATGAAGGGTTCTACAGGAGTCAATACCGTGGGTACATGGtggcaaaaaaaaatatcaatattcacaACAATATGTGTCAACAGGTGTAAAGAAGAGTTGTTTTCTACGAACAGAAGAACTGAGCAAGGCCAGAACCAAAAAGCCTTAGATAGACCCAACCTTGCTTAGCACTGTCAGCTATGGATAGCTGCAGCAGACACAAGCTGGATAGGAATATGAATCTCAGTCTaacaacccaaggtctgccaaaATAAACATTCAGACATTGTTTGGTAAAATCCATTTATTCAATCTATCATGTAAAACTTTGAGTTACATGTTGTGGGAGTATAAAACACATCTTAAGCACTCAGGTTTTGTCAAAGAAATAATCTTCTTCCATTATTGCACAGTTCCTAGACTACAGCATACAGACTGGCTGAGGACATTctgtcactctctctctcttagaGAGGACACTTAGTAAATTGTCCAACAAAGTTGCTTTTCGTTTAATGTTCTTTTGATGTCATCACTGTGTTATGTGATACAATCTCCCATTGATATTATGCAGCATTGTGCAGCTTATGTCATCAAAAATGCTGGTAGTTTGTACCTTTTCTCTATGTGGTTCTATAAACAATTGTTAAAACATATCGTATCATTATATCACCACATGTTCATCCTCTTGATGCATATCAATCATGGTTTTGGAACTGCGGactgcaatgtttttttatggCATTGTATTCAGGCAATTCTACTTTTAAATTAGTAAAACGTGGCTTTACAACACCTCATTAAAAATGTTACAGTGATGCTATGTACAagctctgactctctgtcagtaACATAAATATAAAAAGAGATATCAAGTATGTGGTGCTAAACATATGATGCTAAACAGTCAGCTTATGACACAGTAGAATTATACaaaggaaaatattttctgatCTAAACAGTGATAGGCTTGCCGCTGGCATATGTCATGTATTCTGTCGTGTACATGCTCGGTACTGCAAACGCTTCTAGTGGACCTGGATCTgaaagaaatgtgcaataaaatgAGTCAATTGCTACAACTATCTGAGACTATCATGTGTCAAATGCTTTTGTCAGCACTACTAATCTGAGCTATCACATAATGTGAAACTGTTCTTAGAAGACTTTTCTAGATCAgagtaagaaaataagtgctaACATGTGCTCATATACACTCGTACTATGAAAAAgaactgttacaaaataagaataaacaTGATTATATCATATAAGAGTCAGGGTACCGGGCAGTACTTTGACCTACGTAACCAAGCCGTAAGGAAAGCCTGGGAGTATTTTAAGAAAAGTAAGTTTGAGGGGTGCTGTGGGTAAGCAGATGTCAAGAGTATCATGGGTGATAGAATAGTATGACTGTAGTTTGTACTGACCTGGTATGACCCATGGTGTGTCCACAGGACAGGAGAAGATATCCTTGCTCTTCAcatctgatggttcaatgtaaGACTGGCTGTACAGGGTCTTCAGTCCACTGGAGGGAGGGAAAGACAGGGAAACTTAAATATGAGTCAACAAAAAATAAACCTACATTTTCTTACACCTTTTGTATTGACTATTTCAGTCATTGTTCAAAATACTGTTTATAAAAAGAGGGACAATTACATATTTCCATGACCTGCTAGGATGAACAGATTACAAAAAGGTTCGAAATCCATGTATTTAATGTGGTGAGTTGATTACTTAGCCCttcatttcaacaacaacaacataactaTGGTGCACTTTGCTTCTAGGTTTAGACTGGTCTCTCTCCCCGATTCCATATCTCACGACTTTCAAGAAAAGGAAAGGATACTGCTACTAACGTTTAACAGTTATTATGGCCTGGCAATACTGTACAACATGCGTATCATGATGAAATGGCAATTGGGAATACCTGTCCATCTCAGAAACAGTTTTTTCAATATTAGTTATAAGACTGTTATCCTATGATAATTGTATTTGTAAGTACCCTCACCTATGTGGTACGGGTGACAGCTTCTTGGGGAGTCTGGGAATCCTGGTTGCCGTGGGAAACCAGGTGATGTCTCTCATAGGGGTTTCTGTGGCGATCCTAGAGGCATTTTTTGGAAGAGGGCTGTGCATGGGGAGATGCAGTATGAATGTTAGTTAGACTTTCAAGGTCACAAAATGTGTCACACTTGTATTCTTGGAATAGCATTTTAGATGCATACTTAAATGGTAGAATTTGATGAACTTCTACTTACTTGTGTTTAAGTCCATGTCCCCAAGCTTTTGGGTAATCCTCACACTGCCAATAAGTTGGGACGTCCTTTCTTGGATACCCCTCCATCTCATGCCTACATTGGGGAAAAAAGGTTAAGTTAACACCAGTTCATACACATGCAAGCCATGTGAACTTTGCTTAATACACGATGGAGTTATATGCTTTCTATACACACATTTCCTAGCAGCTTGGACCACTACTTAGTATTGTCTACACCTATTTCAAGAAAGTATACAAACAGTATAGGGTTATAGACTTTGCTTTAACAATTTTCAGACCCAAACCATCAGACTATTTACATCATCATTGTAGTGTTTTCAACAAAGCTGAAAAGGTGTTTGAAAATGAACCCATGCTGTAGATATGCTTATGGGAAACAAAAAAAGAGTGTCGGCAGCTATGGTTCTGAGCAGGTCTCAAAGTATTCTAGCCCCTGATTGGTCGAAGCTGTTTACAGTAAATAACTTTTTTGTTTGCAGTAGTGTCAGGTGTTTGTTGTGTTGCGCACCTGTAGAGGGTaaccaggtgaccctcagcaaGGAAGACGCTTTTCAAAAACATATGATTTATATACAAATGCTTTGTAACATCAAAAACCTTATGGCTGAATCATGGATGCCATACAGTAAGCAATTGTGCACTTATCAACTTATAACCAGAACAATTTTCATCACTGCTAATGCACTGGCAAAATAGTCTCCTGAGTCATTGAAAGACAATATCATAAACAGAAATTAATACATTTTACCCTTTGAACCTTGAAGAGAAGGGCAAAATGCTTCAAGGAAAAGTTTTCAGCTCTATCAAAGATGgggaagaaagaaaaggaaaagtcCATTAGTTATAATAACAGCCCACCTGCTGAAGGGCCTGTGGTCCTTGTGTGTCGTGGTAATGTACATGTCGTTCAGTCTCAGCACGCCCTGGTCACGCGCATAGAACGGCTGCCCAGACAGAGCCTCGTTCTTTGTACTCGCTATCACAGCCTGTCAGGTAGGGGAAAAACCATTTAATcatcaaagtttcaaactacTGTTTAATATCTATGTTTCCTTTATTGAAGATTGATATCAAAGACTTGCATTTTGAGTTATGTGTGCTTGTTTTCCTTCGTCTCATCAACAGGaatgatttttgaaatatttgtattcACCATTAGTTACATGTAGAAAATATGGTACTTTTCATGTAAAATATATAGTTTCCATGGTTTCGCACAATAACACACTAACAACATGAGACTCAAATACTCAACATCGGAAAGAATGTTTGTAGAAGCAGACTGTACCTTAGTGGGACCGTCCACGTGATGGTCTCTCAGGGTGGGGTTTTGTGGACCGGCATTAAATGCAGAGTCCAGACTCAGACCCCGTTTTGCATTAAAGTTGTCCTGAACTTCTGTCTTCTGGTTGCCCATAGTGAGGGCAGGGCGCAAGGCCTCACGGGCCTGGAGCTACAATTAATATAATGAAAACAATTAATATACAGTATATTAGAATATCATATGGTGAAATCATTTACTGTTAAGCTCAACAACTTAAGTACAAATGTCACCTTGTCCTTTTTATGTACTTTTATCTCCTGTTGACCACATTAGCAttttaaacaatacaaaaaacTGTCTTACCTTTTCATGAAGGTCCTTTACATAGTGTACTTTCCAATGTCCAGGACCCTTTTTGTGCAGGGGGTTGGAGAGTACACCCCCCATGTACTTGTAGTCATGGACTTTCCCGGTGGTGGTTTCATAGTTATTGATAAGGCTGTCGTACGGGTGCACCTCATCTTGCTTGGACAATGGGGGAGGCAGGGGGTCGAGGACTGTCGTCTGTaacaaacatcatttttaaCTTGAGGTTGTTCATGTATCCTCTTTGCTTAATCAACAGATATGAGCCTTGATTACTTGTAGTGCACTGAAGTAAAATTTCACTTTAATTTGTAACATCTATACATTTACCAAGACATTTATGTTGTTCACATTGTATGAAAATATAATGCTATCATGGTTGTTATGTGCTCACACTGTACGTATGATGCCCACAATAAAGACCATTTAATCAGTTGACAGCAACTGGCAGCTGATGCACTATGGCAGATAGCTTCAGCTTAAGGAACAACCGTACTGCAAGTAAACATTGCAAGTAAACATTACTACATTATTAACATTGAACACCTTGAAACCAACATTGAAACATAAGAGTGTTTTTTGTTTCTACTCTGCAGTCACTAAGCTACCAGTCTGTCACTACATGACGAAGAACGCAGAACCATTCAACCTCTGAGTGTGTTTATCTTCAAACAACAAAAAGCCATGAATGTTGAAATATCAACACCATAAATAGATTATATGTAACCTGTGTTTGATTAGTCCACAGATGGTTTGCTTGGGAAGTACACAGTTACCTTAACCCTACATGTTCACCTTGTACGACTTTGACTCGGTCAACGTGGATAAAGTTACGCAGGGATCTTCTCGTAGCCTAGCAGTATTATTCTACTTGCTGGTTAACGATTAAACGGAGTTATGAAGACTTGGATAAAGTATAACGTTATGTTGTGTCTAGGTAATGATGGCTTtcaatgtttgcttgtttcttgtAATGTCGTTTCCCCATTATTTCGGAAATCGAATAATCTAGTCAATATCTTGTGCCAGTCATTTCAAGGGGACTGCTAACTCGATAATTTTTGTTTGACCTAGAAATGTATAATTTAGCCATCCACTCGGAGTACCATTTTGGTATGTCAGGAAGGGAATATATGGCGATTTACATCCGAAATCTTCTAGTTTGTATGCAGTACTAGGTCTACTTCATAGCTTAATGTAAACAATGCAGTAACTATGTACACGTAACCCTATAGTCTAATGGCTTCGGGGCGTACCTGGCTTAGATATGCCACTCGTTAACGTTAACCAAAGAAAGGTACGCAGAATGAATGAATCCGTTTTCCCGATAAAACACTTGCAAGATTATCCGACCTACCCTAAATGTGGAGTCAGGGAAGTAGTAACTCCCGCGGAACTCGTGTCCCTTGCCGGTACTGGTCAGATGTAAGTCTTGCCGTCTGTCCTGCAACATCTTGGCGGGCTGAGAGCTCGACTTCTCGCTGGGACGGGCAGGTTTGTTTAGTCTCTGGTGGCGTGGCTGCACCTTTTGTCCCTTCGTTTACACTAGTTGCCAGGCAGCACTAACAGCTGATCGTGACGTCAGGGTTATCCCAGCATGCATCAGTGCAGGTAATGCAAACGCGTAGAAGTATGTTATGACAAATTGGCGATAGTATGTTCTTGAAttacaaaaatcaaaataatTGAATTTCATTCAAGCAAATACCGTGAAAGACTTGTTCCGACTTATCTTAAACACGTACACATTTCGCAATGATTTTAGATAATTCCATAGCCTTTGTTGTGATGCGGTCTTGGACATGAGTTGCCGAAGAAAGCGACCTCTGTAGGCCATCTGTATTACTGCAACT contains these protein-coding regions:
- the LOC136430177 gene encoding stabilizer of axonemal microtubules 3-like, which gives rise to MLQDRRQDLHLTSTGKGHEFRGSYYFPDSTFRTTVLDPLPPPLSKQDEVHPYDSLINNYETTTGKVHDYKYMGGVLSNPLHKKGPGHWKVHYVKDLHEKLQAREALRPALTMGNQKTEVQDNFNAKRGLSLDSAFNAGPQNPTLRDHHVDGPTKAVIASTKNEALSGQPFYARDQGVLRLNDMYITTTHKDHRPFSRHEMEGYPRKDVPTYWQCEDYPKAWGHGLKHNPLPKNASRIATETPMRDITWFPTATRIPRLPKKLSPVPHSGLKTLYSQSYIEPSDVKSKDIFSCPVDTPWVIPDPGPLEAFAVPSMYTTEYMTYASGKPITV